In Molothrus ater isolate BHLD 08-10-18 breed brown headed cowbird chromosome 19, BPBGC_Mater_1.1, whole genome shotgun sequence, a single genomic region encodes these proteins:
- the LOC118693946 gene encoding mucin-1, with protein MAAGTELCPHCGRPFKRLRAHLPHCKAAPAAPAAPAASPGSTARPAPSSARGSGARPSPASAPGSAPGSNPQPSAATGSAPEPSPAPLPRPAPGTGPAASGSGPGAVQDVARSLDLHPEEVEDVPQRLREGVKVVIEKHRARVVREKEPRSRGERTEPGPVLRKSAPKSRSKEPPSQGAAGSGTASSKGGKSSLKATKTLREPAASSNSPGDLVQKKGRDKSRAGGERVQMEAGVGSEPPVCALHPRSLQLAAAEPIGAHGRGTARNELSLPGLRGEAEPEATVSTAPGLALQTEPVPSPGTAPGLALQTQPVPSPGTAPGLPLQTQPFPSPGTAPGLALPLTPQTQPVLSPGTAPGLALPQTQPSSGLALPLTPQTQPSPGLALPLTPQTQPSPGLALPHTPQTQPLCSAKGLEWFPELYPESGGLRIFPGKRFHEDVRITVETPRGGLAQGQQGPLSERPLMEVRLGELHTWASTCSFSAQGLLGAVQRAWGSYCAKYIHVKQGGPAGISMLLAGYCLLSYGWNYQHFKRHRWRKYH; from the exons ATGGCGGCGGGGACGGAGCTGTGCCCGCACTGCGGGCGGCCCTTCAAGCGGCTCCGCGCGCACCTCCCGCACTGCAAGGCCGCGCCGGCAGCACCGGCAGCACCGGCAGCGAGCCCCGGCAGCACCGCGCGGCCCGCCCCGAGCAGTGCCCGAGGCTCAGGGGCCCGCCCGAGCCCCGCCAGCGCACCGGGATCGGCGCCGGGATCCAACCCCCAGCCCTCCGCCGCCACCGGCAGCGCCCcggagcccagcccagcgccGCTTCCCCGCCCGGCCCCCGGTACCGGCCCTGCCGCCTCCGGTAGCGGCCCCGGCGCGGTGCAGGACGTGGCCCGGAGCCTGGACCTGCACCCCGAGGAGGTGGAGGATGTGCCCCAGAGGCTGCGGGAGGGGGTGAAGGTGGTGATAGAGAAGCACCGAGCCAGGGTGGTCCGGGAGAAGGAGCCGCGGAGCCGCGGGGAACGGACGGAGCCCGGCCCCGTTCTCCGCAAATCTGCCCCAAAATCCCGGAGCAAGGAGCCGCCGAGCCAGGGAGCCGCGGGGAGCGGGACTGCGAGCTCcaagggaggaaaaagcagcTTAAAGGCGACAAAGACACTTCGAGAGCCCGCGGCGAGCAGCAACAGCCCCGGTGACCTCGTCCAGAAGAAGGGAAGAGACAAATCCCGGGCAGGAGGGGAGCGGGTGCAGATGGAAGCTGGGGTGGGATCTGAACCCCCCGTGTGTGCTCTGCACCCCCGGAGCCTCCAGCTGGCAGCGGCGGAGCCCATCGGAGCTCACGGCCGGGGGACAGCCAGGAACGAGCTCAGcctgccggggctgcggggggagGCAGAGCCCGAGGCCACCGTGagcacagccccggggctggcactgcaAACCGAGCCCGTCCCgagcccgggcacagccccggggctggcactgcaAACCCAGCCCGTCCCgagcccgggcacagccccggggctgcctcTGCAAACCCAGCCCTTCCCgagcccgggcacagccccggggctggcactgcccctcaCACCCCAAACTCAACCTGTCCTgagcccgggcacagccccggggctggcactgccccaaacccagcccagctcggggctggctctgcccctcacgccccaaacccagcccagcccggggctggctctgcccctcacgccccaaacccagcccagcccggggctggctctgccccacacgccccaaacccagcccctctgctcagccaaGGGCTTGGAGTGGTTTCCAGAATTGTATCCCGAGTCGGGAGGGCTGAGGATTTTTCCAGGGAAGCGTTTCCACGAGGATGTGAGGATCACGGTGGAGACACCCAGGGGTGGcttggcacaggggcagcaag GTCCCCTGTCCGAGAGGCCCCTGATGGAGGTGAGGCTGGGCGAGCTGCACACCTGGGCCAGCACCTGCAGCTTctctgcccaggggctgctgggagccGTGCAGAGAG CCTGGGGCAGTTATTGTGCCAAGTACATCCACGTGAAGCAGGGGGGACCTGCTGGAATCTCCATGCTCCTGGCTGGGTACTGCCTGCTCAGCTATGGCTGGAACTATCAGCACTTCA AGCGGCACCGCTGGCGAAAATACcactga
- the LOC118693947 gene encoding cleavage and polyadenylation specificity factor subunit 4: MMQELVAGVEKISFDSEADVEELRARSLPFPGVDSVQGHPRPGRAKPAVCKHWLRGLCKRGDGCDFLHDYDATRVPECYFYSRFGECSNKDCPFLHGGASTGGCPWYDRGFCWHGPLCKYKHTRRVMCANYLVGFCPEGPKCKFVHLKAGLMTSSTDPSKVKLLSLCPRG; this comes from the exons ATGatgcaggagctggtggctggcGTGGAGAAGATCAGCTTTGACTCGGAGGCTGATGTGGAGGAGCTCAGAGCTCggtccctgcccttcccaggggTGGACA gtgtccaGGGCCACCCCCGGCCCGGCAGGGCCAAGCCCGCCGTGTGCAAGCATTGGCTGCGAGGGCTCTGCAAGAGGGGCGACGGCTGCGACTTCCTGCACGACTACGATGCCACCAGGGTGCCCGAGTGCTATTTCTACTCCAGGTTCG GGGAGTGCAGCAACAAGGACTGTCCCTTCCTGCACGGGGGTGCCAGCACCGGGGGCTGTCCCTGGTACGACCGGGGCTTCTGCTGGCACG GTCCCCTGTGCAAGTACAAGCACACGAGGAGGGTGATGTGTGCCAACTACCTGGTGGGCTTCTGCCCCGAGGGACCCAAGTGCAAATTCGTGCA ccTCAAGGCCGGGCTGATGACGAGCAGCACAGACCCATCCAAGGTgaagctgctgtccctgtgcccacggGGGTGa